From one Amycolatopsis sp. FDAARGOS 1241 genomic stretch:
- a CDS encoding acyl-CoA thioesterase II: MRSPALRYLLERLDLEPVAPGVFREPGGDDPLHRLFGGEVAAQALVAMGRTVAPDRPVHSLHTRFVRPGRTGVPIELHVTTVKEGRSFDLRSVELRQDGRLILTATASFQLPEPGPRYPDPAPAATDAESLPRWEERFGDRRDRLSPLWTRSRPIDLRYVDPPPPLDPALRDRPRRGQTTLVRADGPLPDDPLLHAAAVVYASDMTLLETALLPLGVVYADGEFDGVSLDHTMWFHRPPRADRWLRYEQTAEVMAGARGLASGRLSDENGELVVTVVQEGLLRPTGGAGSWLAGTAADRTMPEERR, from the coding sequence ATGAGGAGCCCGGCGCTGCGTTACCTCCTGGAGCGCCTCGACCTCGAACCCGTGGCGCCCGGCGTGTTCCGCGAGCCCGGCGGCGACGACCCGCTGCACCGGCTCTTCGGCGGTGAAGTCGCGGCGCAGGCGCTCGTCGCGATGGGCCGGACCGTCGCGCCGGACCGCCCGGTGCACAGCCTCCACACCCGCTTCGTCCGGCCCGGCCGCACCGGCGTCCCGATCGAGCTGCACGTGACCACGGTCAAGGAGGGTCGCAGCTTCGACCTCCGCAGCGTCGAGCTGCGCCAGGACGGCAGGCTGATCCTGACCGCGACGGCGTCGTTCCAGCTGCCCGAGCCCGGCCCGCGCTACCCGGATCCGGCCCCCGCGGCGACCGACGCGGAATCCCTGCCCCGCTGGGAAGAGCGCTTCGGCGACCGGCGCGACCGGCTCAGTCCTTTGTGGACTCGGTCGCGGCCGATCGACCTGCGCTACGTGGACCCACCGCCGCCGCTGGACCCCGCCTTGCGCGACCGGCCGCGCCGGGGCCAGACCACTCTCGTCCGTGCCGACGGACCGCTGCCGGATGACCCGCTGCTGCACGCCGCCGCCGTGGTGTACGCGTCCGATATGACGCTGCTCGAAACCGCGCTCCTGCCGCTGGGCGTGGTCTACGCCGACGGCGAGTTCGACGGGGTCAGCCTCGACCACACGATGTGGTTCCACCGCCCGCCGCGCGCCGACCGGTGGCTGCGCTACGAACAGACAGCCGAGGTCATGGCCGGCGCGCGCGGTCTGGCGTCGGGCCGGCTGTCCGACGAGAACGGAGAACTCGTGGTGACCGTGGTGCAGGAAGGGCTGCTGCGCCCGACCGGCGGCGCCGGCAGCTGGCTCGCCGGCACGGCGGCGGACCGCACGATGCCGGAGGAGCGGCGATGA
- a CDS encoding enoyl-CoA hydratase — protein sequence MSKVDLENKDGRWTLTLADPDRRNCLDAQMCRDLTDAIAAVAADSDARALVVTGAGKAFCAGADLPAVFGETGRAVADLRRDLHAVYDSFLRLRDLAIPTVAAVQGAAVGAGLNLALACDVRIAGPRASFAATFARIGLHPGGGCTWFLVDVLGAQRALALLLDGGALDGDAAVRAGVALELADDPLAVATAYADRWAATDPALVRDIKKAVGLARTGDFAATLEFESWAQASSATGPAAQAAVARFR from the coding sequence ATGAGCAAAGTCGATCTCGAGAACAAAGATGGGCGCTGGACGCTCACCCTCGCCGACCCCGACCGCCGCAACTGCCTCGACGCGCAGATGTGCCGGGACCTCACCGATGCGATCGCCGCCGTGGCCGCCGACTCGGACGCCCGCGCGCTCGTCGTCACCGGTGCCGGCAAGGCGTTCTGCGCCGGCGCGGACCTGCCCGCCGTGTTCGGGGAGACGGGCCGTGCGGTCGCGGACCTCCGCCGTGATCTGCACGCGGTCTACGACAGTTTCCTGCGCCTGCGCGACCTGGCGATCCCGACCGTCGCCGCGGTGCAGGGCGCCGCGGTCGGTGCGGGGCTGAACCTCGCGCTGGCGTGCGACGTCCGCATCGCCGGACCGCGGGCGTCGTTCGCCGCCACGTTCGCGCGGATCGGGTTGCACCCCGGCGGTGGCTGCACGTGGTTCCTCGTCGACGTGCTCGGCGCGCAGCGGGCGCTGGCGCTGCTGCTCGACGGGGGAGCGCTCGACGGCGACGCGGCCGTGCGGGCCGGGGTCGCGCTGGAGCTGGCGGACGACCCGCTGGCCGTCGCGACGGCCTACGCCGACCGCTGGGCCGCCACGGATCCAGCGCTGGTGCGCGACATCAAGAAGGCGGTCGGGCTCGCCCGGACCGGGGACTTCGCCGCGACGCTGGAGTTCGAGTCCTGGGCGCAGGCCTCGTCCGCGACCGGACCGGCGGCGCAGGCGGCCGTGGCGCGGTTCCGGTGA
- a CDS encoding acyl-CoA dehydrogenase family protein, translating to MTEDPTTDLTALRAQVRAFARERQEQGAFTPRCDAWLRGYDPEFSRELAARGWVGMTWPAEFGGAGRSNLARLVVTEELLRAGAPVAAHWMGDRQIGPAILRYGSPELQKTYLPLIIRGDVSFCLGMSETESGSDLASVHTVAGPVPGGWRVRGRKIWTSHAHRATHAYVLARTDASGSKHEGLTEFIVDLTSEGVDIRPIFDLRGDHHFNEVVFDDVFVPADHVLGEPGNGWQQVTEQLAFERGGMERVLSTYPLLAAVVAHTTTPAPDAAVRIGEALARLATLRQLAWRVAIAIDGGAAPVQQAAELKDLGTTFEGDVNELARAVLDVEPDPFAEGEVGLLAQGVLAAPGFTIRGGTTEVLRTIIARSAAAAGRPADESGLRAVADDVLSGHGGDPDGSLPAVWATVTELGWPGVGIPEELGGSGGGLAELAEFAEAAGRHAVALPLLETAWAGLVLGAAGHAVPPGPATVVLPRPGEELVLAGTELSGTASRVRWARAAERFVVPARDADGTQVLVVVAADAPGVGVEPGANLAGEPRDSVRFDRSPAERVGEVPESLAATGALLHAAATAGALETAVAHTVAHVTVREQFGRPLIKFQAVGATLARMQSQLTLARTAVASAVAASGDLDRVAAAVVITAQAATEVARGAHQLHGAMGVTREHPLHLATRRLWSWRDEFGGERHWARLLGERLTRLGPDAVWDWVTEDLSGAEDAR from the coding sequence ATGACCGAGGACCCGACGACGGACCTGACCGCACTGCGGGCGCAGGTGCGGGCATTTGCCCGGGAACGCCAGGAACAAGGCGCGTTCACGCCCCGGTGCGACGCGTGGCTGCGCGGGTACGACCCGGAATTCAGCCGGGAGCTCGCCGCCCGCGGCTGGGTCGGCATGACCTGGCCCGCCGAGTTCGGTGGTGCAGGCCGCTCCAACCTCGCTCGGCTCGTGGTCACCGAGGAGCTGCTGCGCGCGGGCGCGCCGGTCGCCGCGCACTGGATGGGCGACCGGCAGATCGGCCCGGCCATCCTCCGGTACGGCTCACCCGAACTGCAGAAGACCTACCTGCCGCTCATCATCCGGGGTGATGTGTCGTTCTGCCTGGGCATGAGCGAGACGGAGTCGGGCTCGGACCTGGCTTCCGTGCACACCGTGGCCGGGCCGGTGCCCGGTGGCTGGCGGGTGCGCGGGCGCAAGATCTGGACCAGCCACGCCCACCGCGCGACCCACGCGTACGTGCTGGCGCGCACCGACGCGAGCGGCTCGAAGCACGAGGGGCTCACCGAGTTCATCGTCGACCTCACCTCCGAGGGCGTCGACATCCGGCCGATCTTCGACCTGCGCGGCGACCACCACTTCAACGAGGTCGTGTTCGACGACGTCTTCGTGCCGGCCGACCACGTGCTCGGCGAGCCGGGCAACGGCTGGCAGCAGGTCACCGAGCAGCTCGCCTTCGAACGCGGCGGCATGGAACGGGTGCTGAGCACGTACCCGCTGCTGGCCGCGGTCGTCGCCCACACCACGACGCCGGCCCCGGACGCGGCGGTGCGCATCGGCGAGGCGCTCGCGCGGCTGGCGACGCTGCGGCAGCTGGCGTGGCGGGTGGCGATCGCCATCGACGGTGGCGCCGCGCCCGTGCAGCAGGCCGCGGAGCTGAAGGATCTCGGCACCACCTTCGAAGGCGACGTCAACGAGCTGGCCCGCGCGGTCCTCGACGTCGAACCCGACCCCTTCGCGGAAGGCGAAGTGGGGTTGCTCGCGCAGGGCGTGCTCGCCGCACCCGGGTTCACGATCCGCGGCGGCACCACCGAGGTGCTGCGCACGATCATCGCCCGCTCGGCGGCCGCCGCGGGCCGACCGGCCGACGAGTCCGGGCTGCGCGCGGTCGCCGACGACGTACTGAGCGGCCACGGCGGTGATCCCGACGGCAGCCTGCCGGCGGTGTGGGCCACGGTCACCGAGCTGGGCTGGCCCGGTGTCGGCATTCCCGAGGAGCTCGGCGGATCCGGTGGCGGCCTGGCGGAGCTGGCCGAGTTCGCCGAAGCGGCCGGCCGGCACGCCGTCGCGCTGCCGTTGCTGGAAACGGCGTGGGCCGGCCTCGTGCTCGGGGCGGCCGGGCACGCCGTGCCCCCGGGACCGGCGACCGTGGTGCTGCCCCGCCCCGGGGAAGAGCTGGTGCTGGCCGGCACCGAGCTGTCGGGCACCGCGAGCCGCGTGCGCTGGGCGCGCGCGGCCGAACGGTTCGTCGTCCCGGCCCGCGACGCGGACGGGACGCAGGTGCTGGTCGTGGTCGCGGCGGACGCGCCCGGCGTGGGCGTCGAGCCCGGCGCCAACCTGGCCGGCGAACCGCGTGATTCCGTGCGGTTCGACCGTTCCCCGGCCGAGCGGGTCGGCGAGGTGCCGGAGTCGCTCGCCGCGACCGGTGCGCTGCTGCACGCCGCGGCGACGGCCGGCGCACTGGAAACCGCCGTCGCGCACACCGTGGCGCACGTGACCGTGCGGGAGCAGTTCGGCCGTCCGCTCATCAAGTTCCAGGCCGTCGGCGCGACGCTCGCGCGGATGCAGTCGCAGCTGACGCTCGCGCGCACCGCGGTGGCGTCGGCGGTCGCGGCGAGCGGCGACCTCGACCGGGTGGCGGCGGCCGTGGTGATCACGGCACAGGCGGCCACCGAGGTCGCCCGCGGCGCGCACCAGCTGCACGGCGCCATGGGCGTGACCCGCGAGCACCCGCTGCACCTGGCCACCCGCCGGCTCTGGTCGTGGCGCGACGAGTTCGGCGGCGAACGCCACTGGGCGCGGTTGCTGGGCGAGCGGCTCACCCGGCTCGGCCCGGACGCGGTGTGGGACTGGGTGACCGAAGACCTCTCCGGAGCGGAGGACGCACGATGA
- a CDS encoding CoA-transferase, which produces MTDQTSLADAVRTHVRPGTRVYLGNFGAQLFCVGHELIRQGLHDLDAVIASGGLLLDQLLGAGVLRSATFGHCWSPVGPAPAWNFRRLAESDAGTVELHELSLGLFSSALTAGAHGVPFLPVTGLPGTGYRDDDWTGGLLATVDSPFGSTTVVRAERPDVAFVHVDVVDEQGNGHIRGPLGEVLLAAQAAERVVLVAEDVVPGEQVRARGVTIPGLLVDAFVHLPGAVAPDGTIGRYDRDVAAYERYAELSRTPEGFRQWLAGEVLAAEVVS; this is translated from the coding sequence GTGACGGACCAGACCTCACTGGCCGATGCCGTGCGCACCCACGTCCGGCCCGGCACGCGCGTGTACCTCGGCAATTTCGGCGCGCAGCTGTTCTGCGTCGGGCACGAGCTGATCCGCCAGGGCTTGCACGACCTCGACGCGGTGATCGCCTCCGGTGGGCTGCTGCTCGACCAGCTGCTCGGCGCGGGGGTGCTGCGGTCGGCGACGTTCGGGCACTGCTGGAGTCCCGTCGGACCGGCGCCGGCGTGGAACTTCCGCCGCCTGGCCGAATCCGACGCCGGCACGGTCGAGCTGCACGAGCTGAGCCTCGGCCTGTTCAGCAGCGCGCTGACCGCCGGCGCGCACGGCGTGCCGTTCCTGCCGGTCACGGGCCTGCCCGGCACCGGCTACCGCGACGACGACTGGACCGGCGGGCTGTTGGCCACTGTGGACAGTCCGTTCGGGAGCACCACGGTGGTGCGCGCCGAGCGGCCCGACGTCGCCTTCGTCCACGTCGACGTGGTCGACGAGCAGGGCAACGGGCACATCCGCGGGCCCCTGGGTGAGGTACTGCTGGCTGCCCAGGCGGCCGAGCGCGTGGTGCTCGTCGCCGAGGACGTCGTGCCTGGCGAACAGGTGCGGGCGCGGGGCGTGACGATCCCCGGGCTGCTCGTCGACGCGTTCGTGCACCTGCCCGGCGCAGTCGCGCCCGACGGCACCATCGGCCGCTACGACCGGGATGTCGCGGCCTACGAACGCTACGCCGAGCTTTCGCGCACGCCGGAAGGGTTCCGGCAGTGGCTGGCCGGCGAAGTCCTCGCCGCGGAGGTGGTTTCGTGA
- a CDS encoding SDR family NAD(P)-dependent oxidoreductase, translating into MTAATTEPRVLAKGTLDGLSALVTGAGSGIGRAVTQRLVQLGAHVTGLGRHEDSLKETGDLLEGPGGYDHRVCDVRDTETATAALTEVGQSRGLGLLVNNAGGQFFAKALDISVNGWNSVLDLNLTSIFHLTKAAHPYLARTRGSVVNLSLSGVERGGMGMAHSIAARAGVLGLTRTLALEWATDGIRINCVGPGTVLTHALNDEASEHVLGNLVHKATPMQQPTPTADVAELVAFLASPAGALMTGQLLQIDGGAHLGAGLHMLPEAYR; encoded by the coding sequence ATGACCGCAGCCACCACCGAACCCCGCGTGCTCGCGAAGGGCACGCTCGACGGCCTGTCCGCGCTCGTCACCGGCGCCGGCAGCGGGATCGGCCGGGCCGTCACGCAGCGGCTCGTGCAGCTCGGCGCCCACGTCACCGGCCTCGGCCGCCACGAGGACTCCCTCAAGGAGACCGGCGACCTGCTCGAGGGCCCCGGCGGCTACGACCACCGGGTGTGCGACGTCCGCGACACCGAAACCGCCACCGCGGCCCTGACCGAGGTCGGCCAAAGCCGTGGGCTGGGGCTGCTGGTGAACAACGCCGGCGGCCAGTTCTTCGCCAAGGCGCTCGACATCTCGGTCAACGGCTGGAACTCCGTGCTGGACCTCAACCTCACCAGCATCTTCCACCTGACCAAGGCCGCACACCCCTACCTCGCGCGGACACGGGGGAGCGTCGTGAACCTCTCGCTGTCCGGAGTGGAGCGAGGCGGCATGGGCATGGCACACTCGATCGCCGCCCGCGCCGGTGTGCTCGGCCTGACCCGCACGCTCGCGCTCGAATGGGCCACCGACGGGATCCGCATCAACTGCGTCGGCCCCGGCACCGTGCTGACCCACGCGCTGAACGACGAGGCGAGCGAGCACGTGCTCGGCAACCTCGTGCACAAGGCCACGCCGATGCAACAGCCGACACCCACGGCCGACGTGGCCGAGCTGGTCGCCTTCCTCGCCAGCCCCGCCGGCGCGCTGATGACCGGCCAGCTGCTGCAGATCGACGGCGGCGCGCACCTCGGCGCGGGCCTGCACATGCTGCCGGAGGCCTACCGGTGA
- a CDS encoding MaoC family dehydratase encodes MTGSSGFSLDAATIAAWADVVDDHNPLHLDPEFAARTRFGTPIVHGSLLFALACDALQTSGTPGAVTLRFRAPVPVGSTVSVTVDGAHLRLRRGDAEPVEAHVGPEATS; translated from the coding sequence GTGACCGGGTCTTCCGGGTTTTCCCTCGACGCCGCCACGATCGCCGCGTGGGCCGACGTCGTCGACGACCACAACCCGCTGCACCTCGACCCCGAGTTCGCGGCCCGCACCCGCTTCGGCACCCCGATCGTGCACGGCTCCCTGCTGTTCGCCCTCGCCTGCGACGCCCTGCAAACGAGCGGCACCCCGGGGGCGGTGACCTTGCGCTTCCGGGCACCGGTGCCGGTCGGCTCGACGGTCTCCGTCACCGTCGACGGCGCGCACCTGCGGCTGCGCCGCGGCGACGCGGAACCGGTCGAGGCGCACGTCGGACCGGAGGCCACGTCGTGA
- a CDS encoding MaoC family dehydratase N-terminal domain-containing protein encodes MTTTWCYTLTDLVRYSGAALDFNTIHHDAPAARAAGFAGVVAHGMLTLGRVLAHLADEAGPAGLAACRARFRAPVHLDTPLSLTAQDRPGGVDLTVTCGDTVALTAEADLGPAPPPPAEPADAPVADHRLRVERGPLTQLARAVGARAPFWYDTRAAEQAGLAGVPGIPTLAFALPAFGWYPDEQPGSGARPDPVADSARWACSTGPVVHGGQTFTYHRPLVAGETVRSRHWITGRTTKTGRAGDLRFTDVTQLITGSGGEPVVSATATLLATGPA; translated from the coding sequence GTGACCACAACGTGGTGCTACACCCTCACCGACCTCGTCCGCTACTCGGGCGCGGCGCTGGACTTCAACACCATCCACCACGACGCCCCGGCCGCCCGCGCCGCCGGCTTCGCCGGCGTCGTGGCCCACGGCATGCTGACGCTCGGCCGCGTGCTCGCACACCTGGCCGATGAGGCCGGGCCTGCCGGGCTCGCCGCGTGCCGCGCCCGCTTCCGCGCTCCGGTTCACCTCGACACACCGCTCAGCCTCACGGCGCAGGACCGTCCCGGCGGCGTCGACCTCACCGTCACCTGCGGCGACACGGTGGCCCTGACCGCCGAGGCCGACCTCGGCCCGGCACCCCCACCGCCGGCCGAGCCGGCCGACGCGCCCGTCGCCGACCACCGGTTGCGCGTCGAACGCGGCCCCCTCACACAGCTCGCCCGCGCGGTCGGGGCGCGGGCGCCGTTCTGGTACGACACCCGCGCCGCCGAGCAGGCCGGACTTGCGGGCGTGCCCGGCATCCCGACGCTCGCCTTCGCCTTGCCCGCCTTCGGCTGGTACCCCGACGAGCAACCGGGCTCGGGCGCGCGGCCGGACCCGGTGGCCGACTCGGCGCGCTGGGCCTGCAGCACCGGACCCGTCGTCCACGGTGGACAGACGTTCACCTACCACCGTCCGCTCGTCGCCGGCGAAACCGTGCGCTCGCGGCACTGGATCACCGGCCGCACCACCAAGACGGGCCGGGCGGGCGATCTGCGGTTCACCGACGTCACGCAGCTGATCACCGGCTCCGGCGGTGAACCCGTCGTCTCGGCCACCGCCACCCTCCTCGCGACGGGGCCGGCATGA